One Pelosinus sp. IPA-1 genomic window carries:
- a CDS encoding YbaK/EbsC family protein: protein MPLERVKKFLSQFPDLEIILFDQSTHTAELAAQALGVLPAQIAKTLVFLADTAPLLVVTCGDKKINTKKLAKILSCKKVRFADEQTVVDATGFFPGGVSPIGLLTDVPVYLDQSLWDFSIVYAAAGTANSALPVSPDCLCEITKAKIIDVC, encoded by the coding sequence ATGCCATTAGAACGTGTTAAAAAGTTTCTAAGTCAATTTCCTGACCTAGAAATTATTTTATTTGATCAAAGTACCCACACAGCAGAGTTAGCGGCGCAAGCATTAGGTGTTTTGCCAGCACAAATAGCAAAAACCCTAGTATTTCTTGCTGATACAGCACCATTATTGGTGGTAACCTGCGGTGATAAAAAAATAAATACCAAAAAACTAGCTAAGATTCTTAGCTGTAAAAAAGTCCGATTTGCCGATGAACAAACAGTGGTAGATGCTACTGGTTTTTTCCCAGGTGGTGTTTCGCCGATAGGATTGCTTACAGATGTACCTGTTTATCTAGACCAAAGTTTATGGGATTTTTCGATTGTTTACGCTGCGGCTGGTACTGCCAATTCGGCTTTGCCAGTAAGTCCTGACTGCTTATGTGAAATTACTAAAGCAAAAATCATTGACGTTTGTTGA
- a CDS encoding HD domain-containing phosphohydrolase encodes MKVKASFLAFLTVVTILLGVFVFTKIDQQQYQEKVRGEVLGQLRAIQAKLEGELNARLSIEKGLSAFVLTHLQIHPQHTITQEELEQFGAEFMPQSSGIKSVSLVQDNIITHVYPLKGNEIAIGANISLLNDQRKVFEMVKESRSSMLAGPVNLFQGGRKLVSRTPIYWTPKGGTEAVYWGQVSLVLSQETLFAEAGLYDPSLLVDVAIRGRDGLGSEGEVFWGNEDVFAENPVIVNVKVGSGYWQLAATPLLGWEAESPNFLWIWVIGGFLAFILGILVWSLIYTQEMQKSLKLSEERFRQMFTKQEAIMYLVDPDTFDIIDANEAAQAFYGYSSDKFRKMKVTELNLLSEPEMKEIFATACGERKGHREFKHRLATGDIRDVEVHSTLIPLNTKEFFFSIVHDISERKKAEERLQYVTFHDSLTGLYARSYFDEEIHRLDQHFSGTVGLIVCDLDGLKLVNDTLGHESGDQMLINAATILKNCFHGSEVVARIGGDEFVVIMKDSSKEQMQEACERLKDGIRSHNGEHQGVPVSLSIGFAISNSPRPVMRELFKEADNNMYREKLHRGQKARSAIVQTVVDLLAERDYIVEGHGDRLQEMVSSLAKAIGLSKRKINDLCLLAQFHDIGKVGVPQSILLKQDSLTLEETMEMRRHCEIGQRIALSSPDLTPIADWILKHQEWWDGTGYPLGIAGEDIPLECRILAIADAYDAMTNDRPYRKALSSSAAIDELRRCAGTQFDPTLVAKFCETVRIDS; translated from the coding sequence ATGAAAGTAAAAGCTTCTTTTTTAGCTTTCCTAACCGTAGTAACCATTCTTCTTGGCGTGTTTGTTTTTACCAAAATAGATCAACAACAATATCAAGAAAAGGTTCGGGGAGAAGTGTTAGGTCAGTTGCGGGCCATCCAGGCTAAATTGGAAGGGGAGTTGAATGCGAGGTTATCGATAGAAAAAGGACTCAGCGCCTTTGTATTAACCCATCTTCAGATACATCCTCAGCATACGATTACTCAAGAAGAGCTAGAACAGTTTGGCGCAGAATTTATGCCTCAATCTTCAGGAATTAAAAGCGTTTCTTTAGTGCAAGACAATATAATTACTCATGTATATCCTTTAAAAGGTAATGAAATAGCGATCGGTGCAAATATTTCTCTGTTAAATGATCAACGCAAGGTTTTTGAAATGGTGAAAGAAAGCCGAAGTAGTATGCTTGCTGGGCCAGTGAACTTGTTTCAAGGGGGGAGGAAGCTAGTTAGTCGTACCCCAATTTATTGGACACCTAAGGGCGGGACGGAAGCGGTTTATTGGGGCCAAGTTAGCCTTGTGTTATCCCAAGAAACCTTATTTGCTGAAGCGGGGCTGTATGACCCATCACTTTTAGTTGATGTTGCGATTCGCGGTCGGGATGGGCTTGGCAGTGAAGGAGAAGTATTTTGGGGCAATGAAGATGTTTTTGCAGAGAACCCTGTCATTGTAAATGTGAAGGTTGGCAGCGGCTATTGGCAGTTAGCCGCAACACCCCTTTTGGGCTGGGAAGCCGAAAGTCCAAATTTTCTTTGGATTTGGGTGATAGGTGGATTCTTAGCTTTTATCTTAGGAATATTAGTATGGTCGTTAATCTATACCCAAGAAATGCAGAAGTCCTTAAAATTAAGTGAAGAACGATTTCGCCAAATGTTTACCAAGCAAGAAGCGATTATGTATTTAGTAGACCCAGATACATTTGATATTATAGATGCCAACGAAGCAGCCCAAGCTTTTTATGGTTATAGTTCAGACAAATTTAGAAAAATGAAAGTGACGGAATTAAATCTTCTCTCAGAACCAGAGATGAAAGAAATATTTGCTACCGCATGCGGCGAAAGAAAAGGACACAGGGAATTTAAACATCGCTTGGCTACTGGAGATATTCGGGATGTTGAGGTTCATTCGACCTTGATTCCTTTAAATACGAAAGAGTTTTTCTTTTCTATTGTTCATGATATTTCAGAGCGAAAGAAAGCAGAGGAGCGCTTGCAATATGTAACTTTTCATGATTCACTTACCGGATTATATGCCAGGTCTTATTTTGATGAAGAAATACACCGTCTTGATCAGCACTTTAGCGGTACAGTTGGTTTAATCGTTTGTGATTTAGATGGCTTAAAACTTGTCAATGATACTTTGGGTCATGAAAGTGGCGACCAAATGCTAATTAATGCTGCTACGATTCTCAAAAATTGTTTTCATGGCAGCGAAGTGGTAGCTAGAATTGGTGGTGACGAATTTGTTGTTATCATGAAGGATAGCTCTAAGGAGCAAATGCAAGAGGCTTGTGAGCGATTAAAGGATGGGATCCGGTCTCACAATGGGGAACACCAGGGAGTTCCCGTTAGCTTATCGATAGGATTTGCCATAAGTAACAGCCCGCGACCAGTTATGAGAGAGCTTTTTAAAGAAGCAGATAACAATATGTACCGGGAAAAGTTACATCGTGGTCAAAAGGCACGCAGCGCAATTGTACAAACTGTTGTCGATCTTTTGGCGGAGCGTGATTATATTGTTGAAGGGCATGGAGATCGTCTGCAAGAGATGGTTTCTAGCCTGGCGAAAGCAATCGGCTTATCCAAAAGAAAAATCAATGATTTATGTCTGTTAGCGCAGTTTCATGACATTGGAAAAGTTGGGGTACCCCAAAGTATTCTGCTTAAACAAGATTCACTTACATTAGAGGAAACAATGGAAATGAGACGCCATTGCGAAATTGGTCAGCGCATTGCATTGTCTTCACCAGATCTAACACCCATTGCAGATTGGATCTTGAAACATCAGGAATGGTGGGATGGTACAGGTTATCCCTTAGGGATAGCTGGAGAAGATATTCCTCTTGAATGCCGCATTTTAGCGATTGCAGACGCCTATGATGCTATGACAAATGATAGGCCATATCGTAAGGCTTTAAGTTCATCTGCCGCGATTGATGAGTTAAGGCGATGTGCGGGAACCCAATTTGATCCAACATTAGTGGCAAAGTTTTGTGAAACTGTCAGGATTGATAGTTAG
- the argC gene encoding N-acetyl-gamma-glutamyl-phosphate reductase, producing the protein MKVSIIGATGYTGSELLRILFSHPEVEIANITSESQTGGNITDAYPHLAGCYDKKLTSMKDLSQFTDSQAVFIGLPHGHAMSIGKQLADQGIKVIDLGADYRFRDESVYEAWYKVPHTHLNSGAVYGLTELYREQIRAASIVGNAGCYTTASILALAPLAKYHLIDMKNIVVDAKSGVSGAGRGLSLNTHFTEMSENLKAYNIGGHRHTPEIEQALQELAGQEAIISFTPHLIPMARGILSTCYATLKEGVTPEAIDQAFYEMYGQEYFIRLLGRGGYPATKHTRGSNFCDLGWHIDTRTNRVVVVSAIDNLVKGAAGQAVQNFNVMFGLNETSGLKQVALYP; encoded by the coding sequence ATGAAAGTTAGTATTATCGGCGCAACAGGGTATACTGGGTCAGAATTATTGAGAATCTTGTTCAGTCATCCAGAAGTGGAAATTGCTAATATTACTTCAGAAAGCCAGACAGGTGGAAATATTACAGATGCATATCCTCATTTGGCAGGATGTTATGATAAAAAATTGACAAGTATGAAGGATCTTAGTCAATTTACTGACAGTCAAGCTGTGTTTATTGGTTTACCCCATGGGCATGCTATGAGTATTGGAAAACAATTAGCCGATCAAGGTATTAAGGTCATTGATTTAGGAGCAGATTATCGTTTTCGTGATGAGTCGGTATATGAGGCTTGGTACAAGGTTCCACACACTCATTTAAACTCCGGAGCCGTGTATGGTTTAACTGAGTTGTACCGTGAGCAGATAAGGGCAGCAAGCATTGTTGGTAATGCGGGTTGTTATACGACTGCCAGTATTTTGGCGTTAGCACCTTTAGCAAAATATCACTTAATCGATATGAAGAATATTGTAGTAGATGCGAAATCTGGAGTCTCTGGTGCAGGTCGCGGACTTAGTCTGAATACCCATTTTACCGAGATGTCCGAAAATTTAAAAGCATATAATATAGGTGGTCATCGTCATACACCGGAAATTGAGCAGGCCTTGCAGGAACTTGCAGGGCAAGAAGCAATTATTAGCTTCACGCCTCATTTGATTCCTATGGCAAGAGGAATCTTAAGCACTTGTTATGCCACTTTAAAAGAAGGGGTAACACCAGAAGCAATTGATCAGGCGTTTTATGAAATGTATGGGCAGGAATACTTTATTAGACTCCTAGGGCGGGGAGGGTATCCAGCGACGAAACATACAAGAGGATCTAATTTCTGTGACTTAGGCTGGCATATTGACACCCGCACCAATCGAGTGGTTGTTGTATCAGCAATTGATAATTTAGTTAAGGGAGCGGCAGGTCAAGCCGTACAGAACTTTAACGTAATGTTTGGTCTTAACGAAACTAGCGGTTTAAAACAAGTAGCTTTGTATCCTTGA
- the argJ gene encoding bifunctional glutamate N-acetyltransferase/amino-acid acetyltransferase ArgJ, protein MYTEIKGGITAPKGFKAAGVQAGIKKSGKHDVAVIYSTVPASVAGVFTKNTMAAAPVAVSRLALESGVASAIVVNSGCANACTGEQGMQDAMAMTKMTAELLSIPKEDVLVASTGIIGVTLPMEKVAAGIKAAVAELGQDEQEKSMLAIMTTDTFPKSCVYEFELGGVPVRIAGIAKGSGMIHPNMATMLAFITTDAAIAPAMLKQALTDAVNVSFNMISVDGDTSTNDMASVLANGLAGNKKIENMNEDYAAFTKVLTDVCIYLAKQIVVDGEGATKFLEIKVRGAVSFDDAKKAAMAISKSPLVKTAFFGQDANWGRILCAVGYSEAAADPTKVSLSIGDMTIVKKGMGIALDEQALKKIMAEEEIKVVVDLGLGQEEATMWTCDFSYEYVKINGEYHT, encoded by the coding sequence ATGTATACAGAAATTAAAGGTGGCATTACAGCACCAAAAGGATTTAAGGCTGCAGGAGTGCAAGCTGGAATAAAAAAGAGTGGTAAACATGATGTAGCGGTTATCTATAGTACGGTACCTGCCAGCGTGGCGGGAGTTTTTACAAAAAACACTATGGCAGCAGCTCCTGTTGCCGTTTCTCGTTTAGCGTTAGAAAGTGGCGTTGCTTCTGCCATTGTAGTTAACTCTGGTTGCGCCAATGCATGTACCGGTGAACAGGGAATGCAAGATGCTATGGCTATGACAAAAATGACAGCTGAATTACTAAGTATACCCAAAGAAGACGTTCTTGTAGCGTCTACTGGAATTATTGGCGTCACTCTCCCTATGGAAAAGGTAGCTGCTGGTATTAAAGCTGCTGTTGCTGAGTTAGGTCAAGATGAACAAGAAAAATCCATGTTGGCGATTATGACTACTGATACTTTTCCTAAAAGCTGCGTTTATGAATTTGAGTTAGGTGGAGTTCCTGTACGAATTGCAGGTATTGCGAAAGGTTCAGGGATGATTCATCCCAATATGGCGACAATGCTAGCCTTTATCACTACGGATGCAGCCATTGCTCCTGCTATGCTAAAACAAGCATTGACGGATGCGGTGAACGTATCTTTTAATATGATATCTGTAGATGGAGACACTAGTACCAATGATATGGCAAGTGTCCTTGCCAATGGATTAGCAGGTAATAAAAAAATTGAGAACATGAATGAAGATTATGCTGCCTTTACGAAAGTACTGACAGATGTATGTATTTATTTAGCAAAACAAATTGTCGTTGATGGTGAAGGGGCTACCAAATTCTTAGAAATAAAGGTACGGGGCGCTGTCAGTTTTGACGATGCAAAAAAAGCAGCTATGGCAATCTCTAAATCACCGTTAGTTAAAACTGCTTTCTTTGGTCAAGATGCGAATTGGGGACGTATTTTATGCGCAGTAGGTTATTCGGAAGCAGCAGCCGATCCGACAAAAGTATCCTTGTCGATTGGTGATATGACCATTGTAAAAAAGGGAATGGGAATTGCGCTTGATGAACAAGCTCTCAAAAAAATTATGGCGGAAGAAGAGATTAAGGTAGTGGTAGACTTAGGATTAGGCCAAGAGGAAGCTACCATGTGGACCTGCGATTTCTCCTACGAATATGTGAAAATTAATGGGGAATATCATACATAA